Proteins encoded within one genomic window of Formosa agariphila KMM 3901:
- a CDS encoding DUF2314 domain-containing protein: MSQDTKDIIYAEQNIKMKDAYSKAQDTFNYFWREIYWDAKRVIPVHDLALVKIPFQQMVEGREEPIVEHMWISEIEFDGEYITGVLSNSPNRLTNVAEGDTITRTVSEISDWMLSIDRKTYGGYTIQALRSDMTEEARAKHDQAWGLDFGDYNTILVAHLQVEEQENLIEHPMSKIMETPARDYFSANLDVVTAKDENGVTRLHTETIAGNKTAVEILLELGADKTAKTNTGKTALDFAIALNWLHIIPVLR, encoded by the coding sequence ATGAGTCAAGACACTAAAGACATCATTTACGCCGAACAAAATATAAAAATGAAGGACGCCTATAGTAAAGCCCAAGACACCTTTAATTACTTCTGGAGAGAAATCTATTGGGATGCCAAACGCGTGATTCCTGTACACGATTTAGCCTTGGTTAAAATTCCTTTTCAACAAATGGTAGAAGGTCGAGAAGAACCTATTGTAGAGCATATGTGGATTAGCGAAATTGAATTTGATGGCGAATATATTACAGGCGTTCTAAGCAACTCCCCAAATAGATTAACGAATGTTGCGGAAGGCGATACAATTACTAGAACAGTATCAGAAATTTCCGATTGGATGTTATCCATAGACCGTAAAACCTATGGCGGTTATACCATTCAAGCGCTACGTTCTGATATGACCGAAGAGGCAAGAGCAAAACATGATCAGGCTTGGGGATTAGATTTTGGCGATTACAATACTATTCTTGTAGCTCACTTACAAGTAGAGGAACAAGAGAACCTAATCGAGCATCCTATGAGTAAAATCATGGAAACTCCAGCGCGAGATTATTTTAGCGCAAATTTAGATGTTGTAACCGCTAAAGATGAAAATGGCGTTACCAGATTACACACAGAAACTATTGCCGGAAACAAAACTGCAGTAGAGATTTTATTAGAATTAGGGGCAGATAAAACGGCTAAAACCAATACAGGGAAGACTGCTTTAGACTTTGCTATCGCTTTAAATTGGTTGCATATTATTCCGGTGTTACGTTAG
- a CDS encoding DUF1963 domain-containing protein, which produces MTVEDIKNKIAKPVTTFRAGGFRPTHTIEESWLGKVYAFHEDEELPTDKHGDLMLPLAQFYLPNLPYVHPNIKKTKLITVFISQALPEQLEPMGDRWMIREYEDLDGITIKNIDHPDSFLKPFPLQVDFQEQDFPLWDGGGLSIDMESEILKLEDEGIIDDYFDISEHVYDHKIGGYPSFCQSGIGDAEGFGEGFQFVFQISSDEKVNLNVVDSGSLMFAKNSETKQWSLYYDFY; this is translated from the coding sequence ATGACCGTAGAAGATATCAAAAATAAAATTGCAAAACCTGTAACTACGTTTCGTGCGGGAGGTTTTAGACCAACACATACTATTGAAGAAAGTTGGTTAGGAAAGGTATATGCTTTTCATGAAGATGAAGAACTTCCAACAGATAAACACGGAGATTTAATGTTACCATTAGCCCAGTTTTACCTTCCTAATTTACCTTACGTACACCCCAATATTAAAAAAACAAAACTGATAACAGTTTTTATATCACAAGCGTTACCGGAACAATTAGAACCTATGGGAGACCGTTGGATGATTCGTGAATATGAAGATTTAGATGGCATTACCATTAAAAATATTGACCATCCAGATTCTTTCTTAAAACCATTTCCATTACAAGTAGATTTTCAAGAACAAGATTTTCCATTATGGGATGGCGGTGGTTTGTCTATAGATATGGAATCTGAAATTTTAAAATTAGAAGACGAAGGGATAATAGACGATTATTTCGATATTTCAGAACATGTTTACGACCATAAAATTGGTGGCTATCCTTCGTTTTGTCAATCTGGAATTGGCGATGCTGAAGGCTTTGGAGAAGGCTTTCAGTTTGTGTTTCAAATTTCTTCAGACGAAAAAGTAAATTTAAATGTGGTTGATAGCGGGAGCTTAATGTTCGCCAAAAATAGCGAGACCAAACAGTGGAGTCTGTATTACGATTTTTATTAA
- a CDS encoding DUF2262 domain-containing protein, producing the protein MKIIRDILKKDTNTEGAFKVTLACDLYKIDLHLGLGDVSLDDMIAFANTILEDFVSFETKAKTAIVNDFLQNYNEDWADEEKGYPELTEEAFKNNLEVTAIHFYAKDLIDVFYTENGMFGNHYLVAHSHDGKHFKDTSMFG; encoded by the coding sequence ATGAAAATAATAAGAGACATCCTTAAAAAAGACACCAATACCGAAGGTGCTTTTAAAGTAACTCTAGCATGCGATTTGTATAAAATAGACTTACACCTTGGTTTAGGTGATGTGAGTTTAGACGACATGATTGCTTTTGCAAACACGATTTTAGAAGATTTTGTAAGCTTCGAAACCAAGGCAAAAACAGCAATTGTGAATGATTTTTTACAGAACTATAATGAGGATTGGGCAGATGAAGAAAAGGGCTATCCAGAATTAACAGAGGAAGCTTTTAAAAATAATTTAGAGGTTACAGCCATTCATTTCTATGCTAAAGATTTAATCGATGTGTTTTATACAGAAAATGGCATGTTTGGAAATCACTATTTGGTAGCGCATTCGCACGACGGGAAACACTTTAAAGATACCAGCATGTTTGGTTAA
- a CDS encoding DUF6892 domain-containing protein, producing MIALHLSSKGFQINTVAIEFPVSLDVLKECLGDDLNIFKRKNNTIFTWSALGIMAYSKGGNIAESITIAIKLDSYEFSPKQPFSGIFHFNNQDILSYYASRKNQHVKLFKGDDSGALVANGISAWFSKEDDSIGAIQVHTYIPYERGAGLPEDKYTMKPLDEDVLVFEDFGFKLSVIEELMYTKGLMKPVFDLYEFADWYKGREIDIDEEGYEPIAEVTQYFKDLPIPKRLASEITDFYQDGGNDIYMNLCPFSGGAVDYWDIETCVDAKQFPNLKKVTLCYATESAYEEFIALGIDAEWL from the coding sequence ATGATTGCATTACATTTATCTTCAAAAGGATTTCAAATAAATACTGTTGCCATAGAATTTCCCGTGTCTTTAGACGTGTTAAAAGAGTGTTTGGGAGATGATTTAAATATTTTTAAAAGAAAAAATAACACCATTTTTACATGGAGCGCATTAGGTATTATGGCGTATTCTAAAGGTGGTAATATCGCAGAATCGATTACAATTGCCATTAAATTGGACAGCTATGAATTTAGTCCGAAACAGCCTTTTTCAGGCATCTTTCATTTTAATAATCAAGATATTTTAAGTTACTACGCATCTCGTAAAAATCAGCATGTAAAATTATTCAAAGGCGATGATAGTGGTGCTTTGGTAGCCAATGGTATTAGTGCTTGGTTTAGTAAAGAAGACGATAGCATTGGTGCCATTCAAGTACATACTTATATCCCGTATGAACGAGGTGCAGGACTGCCAGAAGATAAATACACCATGAAGCCACTGGACGAAGACGTTTTGGTTTTTGAAGATTTTGGGTTTAAACTTTCTGTGATTGAAGAATTGATGTATACCAAAGGTTTAATGAAGCCTGTTTTTGATTTGTATGAATTTGCAGATTGGTATAAAGGTCGTGAAATTGATATTGATGAAGAAGGCTACGAACCTATAGCCGAAGTCACCCAATATTTTAAAGACCTACCCATACCAAAACGTCTGGCTTCTGAAATCACCGATTTTTATCAAGACGGCGGCAATGATATTTATATGAATTTATGTCCGTTTTCGGGAGGTGCTGTAGACTATTGGGATATTGAAACATGTGTAGATGCCAAACAATTTCCCAATTTAAAGAAAGTGACACTGTGTTATGCTACCGAGTCCGCTTATGAAGAATTTATAGCTTTGGGTATAGATGCGGAATGGCTGTAA
- a CDS encoding adenylosuccinate synthetase yields MIRCSLVIDLGFGDAGKGLTTDFLASQHPEKSLVVRFSGGHQIGHTVSTEKLTHTFSNFGSGTLLGVPTYYSEYTTLFPPAILDEGEFLKTYQPKLYVHPLAMITTIYDIAYNRALEKQQNHGSCGLGFGTTIARNKEEVYLYANDLQFKWVLKQRLQSIKTYYDTKLKSQSKSVQAYYKNELKDYKDDYFIDSCLAIQKFYSVATLSALSTTFEHFIFEGSQGILLDTQHGFHPHTTWSYTTSKNAIQLIKNHIKTISEIDIYYVSRCYQTRHGNGPMAETEAVTLQNNENEANVTNEFQGEFRTQSLAPELLNYALSCDAIHHQDLNINKHFMLTCLDQLPHFSFNNLLQKLDTTFHTVYGSYGPKRECIQKLLD; encoded by the coding sequence ATGATAAGATGTAGTCTCGTTATAGATTTAGGATTTGGTGATGCTGGAAAAGGCTTAACTACCGATTTTCTGGCATCGCAACATCCTGAGAAAAGTCTGGTGGTACGATTTTCTGGCGGACACCAAATAGGACATACCGTAAGTACGGAAAAGCTAACGCATACGTTTAGTAATTTTGGTTCGGGAACCTTATTGGGCGTACCCACCTATTATTCGGAGTACACTACCCTATTTCCGCCTGCTATTTTAGACGAAGGTGAGTTTTTAAAAACCTATCAGCCTAAATTGTATGTGCATCCGCTGGCGATGATTACAACGATCTACGATATTGCCTATAACAGAGCGCTGGAAAAACAACAAAATCACGGCTCTTGTGGTTTGGGTTTTGGAACAACTATCGCGAGAAATAAAGAAGAGGTATACCTATATGCAAACGATTTACAGTTTAAATGGGTTCTAAAACAGCGTTTACAGAGTATCAAAACCTATTACGATACTAAGTTAAAAAGTCAATCGAAGTCTGTTCAAGCGTATTATAAAAACGAACTAAAAGATTATAAAGACGACTATTTTATAGACAGTTGTTTAGCCATTCAGAAGTTTTATAGTGTAGCTACACTTTCAGCGCTATCAACGACGTTCGAACATTTTATTTTTGAAGGCAGTCAGGGCATTTTACTCGATACCCAACACGGATTCCATCCGCATACTACTTGGAGTTATACTACGTCTAAAAATGCAATTCAGCTTATTAAAAATCATATAAAAACCATTTCAGAAATCGATATCTACTATGTGTCGCGTTGTTATCAAACACGTCACGGTAATGGTCCTATGGCTGAAACCGAAGCTGTAACGCTTCAGAATAATGAAAATGAAGCGAATGTGACTAACGAATTTCAAGGCGAATTTAGAACGCAATCTTTAGCCCCTGAACTCCTGAATTATGCCTTGAGTTGCGATGCCATTCATCATCAAGATTTAAATATTAACAAGCACTTCATGCTAACCTGTTTAGACCAATTACCTCATTTTTCTTTTAATAACTTGCTTCAAAAATTAGATACAACATTCCATACTGTTTACGGAAGTTACGGACCAAAACGAGAATGTATTCAGAAGCTTTTAGACTAA